Proteins from one Impatiens glandulifera chromosome 2, dImpGla2.1, whole genome shotgun sequence genomic window:
- the LOC124924483 gene encoding nuclear transcription factor Y subunit C-2-like — MRQPGAYSGIASAAGRSHVLPLARIKKIMKRSVSGEQGQGDNNTRMMISGEAPIVLAKACEQFIEELTKRSWISASSQGKRRTLQKEDVASAVQATDLFDFLIHLISSNQQHQHHELNQYVSDI; from the coding sequence ATGAGGCAGCCAGGTGCGTACTCTGGTATTGCTTCAGCCGCCGGGCGATCTCACGTGCTGCCTTTGGccagaataaaaaaaataatgaagagaTCGGTCTCGGGGGAGCAGGGTCAAGGAGACAACAACACGAGAATGATGATATCGGGTGAGGCACCAATTGTGTTGGCCAAAGCCTGTGAGCAGTTCATAGAGGAACTCACCAAGAGATCGTGGATTTCCGCAAGCTCTCAAGGGAAGAGACGCACACTTCAGAAAGAAGACGTGGCCTCTGCCGTTCAAGCAACTGATCTCTTTGATTTTCTTATTCACTTGATCTCGTCCAATCAGCAGCATCAACATCATGAATTGAATCAATATGTCTCTGACATATAG
- the LOC124925713 gene encoding pentatricopeptide repeat-containing protein At4g26680, mitochondrial-like, which translates to MGTMKMLKYQRRVGVLESMANPKVSMPDSSQTRTVEKFMKRNWNPVPIPHKTLADAKGQDLDYVIVAHSHLVHSDWTNLYTMLSSLSPFRLKHILLKVQNDHVLSLEFFNWVEIHKPNMLTLDINSIVLHILTKNKKFRSAEFIFRKMLESNSLDFPEKLFDSLLYSYRMCDSSPRIFDSLFKTYAHLRKCRNATDTFCSMKQYGILPTAESCNAYISSLMSLNRPDIAFKFYKEMRRSMVSPNAYTLNMIINALCKLGKLGEAVDLFENMGLTRTVSSYNTLICGHCKQGLFSTAMKLKYGMEKNGLNPSNVTYNTLIHWLCKAGKMNEANKLLSEMKAMKAVGVSPNIITYNTLINGYSLIGDNEKGCQLFMEMSRSGIKADILTYNALILGLCKDGKTRKAAYMVRELDDRKLTPNSSTFSALITGQCVRNNSERAFLLYKSMIKSGCHPNECTFNTLISSFCKNDDFDGAFQVLREMLDRSMVPDQLILLEIQTGLSRNRNENMLVEFRKEMEVRHIKLT; encoded by the coding sequence ATGGGTACTATGAAGATGTTGAAGTATCAAAGACGAGTTGGTGTACTAGAAAGCATGGCAAATCCAAAGGTTAGTATGCCTGATTCATCACAGACTAGAACTGTTGAGAAATTTATGAAAAGAAACTGGAATCCAGTTCCAATACCCCACAAAACCCTTGCTGATGCCAAAGGGCAAGATCTTGACTATGTTATTGTGGCTCATAGCCATCTTGTACACTCAGATTGGACTAATTTGTACACAATGTTATCTAGTCTGTCACCATTTAGACTGAAACACATACTTTTGAAGGTCCAAAATGATCACGTACTTTCACTTGAATTCTTCAATTGGGTTGAGATTCACAAACCCAATATGTTAACACTTGATATAAACTCCATCGTGCTTCACATTCTCACCAAGAACAAGAAATTCAGATCAGCCGAGTTCATTTTTCGGAAGATGTTGGAGTCCAATTCACTAGATTTTCCCGAGAAGCTGTTCGATTCGCTTTTATACTCGTACCGAATGTGCGACTCTTCTCCTCGCATATTTGACTCCCTATTCAAGACTTATGCACATTTAAGGAAGTGCAGGAATGCAACCGATACTTTCTGTTCAATGAAGCAATACGGGATTCTTCCTACAGCTGAATCTTGTAACGCTTATATAAGTTCATTGATGAGTTTAAACCGACCCGACATTGCTTTCAAATTTTACAAAGAAATGCGACGTTCCATGGTTTCGCCGAATGCTTATACTTTGAACATGATTATCAACGCATTATGTAAACTGGGCAAGCTAGGTGAAGctgttgatttatttgaaaatatgggATTAACGCGTACTGTTTCTTCATACAACACTCTCATTTGTGGACATTGTAAACAAGGGCTTTTCAGTACTGCTATGAAGCTCAAATATGGAATGGAGAAGAACGGTTTGAACCCGAGCAATGTCACTTATAACACACTCATCCATTGGTTATGCAAGGCCGGAAAAATGAACGAAGCAAATAAACTTCTCAGTGAGATGAAGGCAATGAAGGCAGTTGGAGTCTCTCCTAATATTATTACATACAATACTTTGATAAATGGGTATAGTTTGATTGGTGATAATGAAAAGGGTTGTCAGCTTTTCATGGAAATGTCGAGGAGTGGAATTAAAGCAGATATCTTGACATATAATGCTTTGATCTTGGGGCTTTGTAAGGACGGGAAGACAAGAAAGGCAGCATATATGGTTAGAGAACTCGACGATAGAAAGTTGACTCCAAATTCTTCGACCTTTTCTGCTCTCATAACAGGACAATGTGTTAGAAATAACTCGGAGCGTGcttttttattatacaaaagCATGATAAAAAGCGGTTGTCATCCGAATGAATGTACATTCAATACTTTGATATCTAGCTTCTGTAAGAACGATGATTTTGATGGTGCTTTTCAAGTGTTGAGAGAAATGCTGGATAGATCCATGGTTCCTGATCAGCTTATATTGTTGGAAATCCAAACAGGCCTTTCTCGTAATAGAAATGAAAATATGCTGGTGGAGTTTCGCAAAGAGATGGAAGTGAGACACATCAAGTTAACATAA